Proteins encoded by one window of Cloeon dipterum chromosome 4, ieCloDipt1.1, whole genome shotgun sequence:
- the LOC135943243 gene encoding acid-sensing ion channel 4-like isoform X2, protein MNAARDNNSLVLSDCNNPNDYAEANNVLDNMLFFGGWRKLDCNCLHKCQETTFLSYPESTAFEKNRTRIRVFYAELAYEVIQEEYAYTMIALLCDIGGTLGLLMGASVLTVCELLEVAWSRLLRLFCLSKNATEQPILSVIRVKPVAAVPRLQQQVDFMRQAAIYSSNEKPAKNGNFQRFENSSFG, encoded by the exons ATGAATGCAG CAAGAGACAACAACAGCCTCGTCCTCAGCGATTGCAACAACCCAAATGACTACGCCGAAGCGAATAATGTACTTGACAACATGCTGTTCTTTGGAGGCTGGAGAAAGCTCGACTGCAACTGCTTGCACAAATGCCAAGAGACCACCTTCCTCAGCTACCCTGAAAGCACGgcctttgaaaaaaatagaactcGTATTCGTGTCTTTTACGCG GAGCTTGCGTATGAAGTCATCCAAGAGGAATACGCGTACACAATGATCGCTCTATTGTGCGACATCGGCGGCACGCTGGGCCTGTTGATGGGAGCCTCGGTGCTGACCGTGTGCGAGCTGCTTGAGGTTGCTTGGtcgcggctgctgcggctgtTCTGTTTGTCCAAGAATGCAACCGAGCAGCCCATCTTGTCCGTAATCAGGGTGAAGCCGGTCGCTGCGGTGCCCAGGCTGCAGCAGCAAGTGGACTTCATGCGGCAGGCCGCGATCTACTCAAGCAATGAGAAACCTGcgaaaaatggtaattttcaaagattCGAGAACTCTAGTTTtggatag
- the LOC135943134 gene encoding acid-sensing ion channel 4-B-like — protein MSTFIPHPLRVAKGLRAFPAAVQDFLSRGAFQLSTGFNMDQSLERVMTTLEKYYDQQRAAMLSSGSVIWPPSDITGDVWPTPPEPKLTLKKAWFQKPDKSGAEKGMTAPASNAVSKKKRKRALAWRSFKQVSVAGIDAALDRHSPLLRRLLWACVLVICMTLMMAQCLNRVFRYLEEPVNVNVRVTYNESLEYPSLTLCNRNSFNATAALEMLINYQMLPPDATEADANISMLVGVDGLTPTTIWDRLAHRLDVIVTECWFGRGTKCESQGNWTLVHTVNGPCYMYRLGVSNVEFVGSFHNLYIKLWESTPKIEDWGFRILIHEASENPILTSRTRAMTAELGWSRDVKLELRKFNMLSTAKSPCNDDVKYSMAQCQLDCFQTHMLEHSGCRMPYMMAKYSNMSECATPDEYHAAMEAIKSLLISGGWTATSCNCPPQCRQTAFQMYPENILFEPDRIKLRIFYEDLVYEQITEDRAYNLIALLCDIGGTLGLLMGASVLTMCELLEVLWSRFMQICCRVSNPSATGRRKKSQISSINIRV, from the exons ATGTCCACTTTTATTCCACACCCCCTGCGAGTCGCAAAAGGCTTGCGCGCTTTTCCCGCGGCCGTCCAAGATTTCTTATCGCGGGGGGCATTTCAGCTTTCGACAGGCTTCAACATGGACCAAAGTTTGGAGCGCGTCATGACAACTCTGGAAAAATACTACGACCAACAAAGAGCAGCAATGTTG TCATCCGGCTCTGTAATTTGGCCTCCATCTGACATAACCGGAGACGTGTGGCCAACACCCCCTGAGCCGAAACTAACCCTGAAAAAAGCTTGGTTTCAAAAGCCAGACAAATCCGGCGCCGAGAAAGGCATGACGGCGCCCGCCAG taaTGCCGTGTCgaagaagaagaggaaaagAGCACTGGCCTGGAGATCGTTCAAGCAGGTGTCGGTGGCGGGCATCGACGCCGCCCTCGACCGACACTCGCCCCTCTTGCGACGCCTTCTTTGGGCCTGTGTGCTCGTCATCTGCATGACCCTCATGATGGCCCAGTGCCTTAATCGAGTATTCAG GTACTTAGAAGAACCTGTAAACGTCAACGTGCGCGTTACGTATAACGAGAGCTTGGAATATCCCTCATTAACTCTTTGCAACAGAAACAGTTTCAACGCGACGGCTGCCCTCGAAATGCTCATCAATTATCAG ATGCTGCCGCCGGACGCGACGGAGGCGGACGCGAACATTTCGATGCTGGTCGGCGTCGACGGATTAACACCGACCACAATTTGGGATCGGCTCGCGCACAGATTGGATGTTATTGTCACCGAg TGCTGGTTTGGTCGAGGAACAAAATGCGAGTCTCAAGGAAACTGGACGCTGGTGCACACGGTGAACGGGCCGTGTTACATGTACAGATTAG GCGTCTCGAACGTCGAGTTCGTTGGCAGTTTCCATAACCTGTACATCAAGCTTTGGGAATCAACTCCAAAAATCGAGGACTGGGGCTTCAGGATTTTAATTCACGAAGCGTCTGAGAATCCGATCTTGACGTCACGCACGCGAGCCATGACGGCCGAGCTCGGCTGGAGCAGGGATGTTAAGCTGGAGCTGCGAAAG TTCAACATGTTAAGTACCGCAAAGTCACCTTGCAACGACGATGTGAAATACTCAATGGCCCAGTGCCAGCTTGACTGTTTCCAGACTCATATGCTGGAGCACAGCGGCTGTAGAATGCCTTACATGATGG CCAAGTACTCGAATATGAGCGAGTGCGCGACGCCAGACGAGTATCACGCCGCCATGGAAGCGATCAAATCTCTGCTCATTTCTGGCGGCTGGACGGCCACGTCGTGCAACTGCCCACCGCAGTGTAGGCAAACCGCTTTTCAAATGTATCCGGAAAATATTCTCTTCGAACCGGATCGAATCAAGCTTAGAATATTTTACGAG GACTTGGTTTACGAGCAGATCACCGAGGACAGAGCGTACAACCTTATTGCTCTTTTGTGCGACATTGGAGGCACCCTGGGGCTGCTCATGGGCGCCTCAGTCCTCACGATGTGCGAGCTGCTGGAGGTTTTGTGGTCGCGTTTCATGCAGATCTGCTGCAGAGTGTCTAATCCGTCTGCCACGGGAAGACGGAAGAAGTCGCAGATCTCTTCGATTAATATTCGCGTCTGA
- the LOC135943243 gene encoding acid-sensing ion channel 4-like isoform X1 yields MNAGESSADTFRVMRYLCSAFKCTVARDNNSLVLSDCNNPNDYAEANNVLDNMLFFGGWRKLDCNCLHKCQETTFLSYPESTAFEKNRTRIRVFYAELAYEVIQEEYAYTMIALLCDIGGTLGLLMGASVLTVCELLEVAWSRLLRLFCLSKNATEQPILSVIRVKPVAAVPRLQQQVDFMRQAAIYSSNEKPAKNGNFQRFENSSFG; encoded by the exons ATGAATGCAGGTGAGTCGAGTGCAGACACTTTTCGCGTAATGAGATATTTGTGCTCGGCTTTCAAATGCACCGTAGCAAGAGACAACAACAGCCTCGTCCTCAGCGATTGCAACAACCCAAATGACTACGCCGAAGCGAATAATGTACTTGACAACATGCTGTTCTTTGGAGGCTGGAGAAAGCTCGACTGCAACTGCTTGCACAAATGCCAAGAGACCACCTTCCTCAGCTACCCTGAAAGCACGgcctttgaaaaaaatagaactcGTATTCGTGTCTTTTACGCG GAGCTTGCGTATGAAGTCATCCAAGAGGAATACGCGTACACAATGATCGCTCTATTGTGCGACATCGGCGGCACGCTGGGCCTGTTGATGGGAGCCTCGGTGCTGACCGTGTGCGAGCTGCTTGAGGTTGCTTGGtcgcggctgctgcggctgtTCTGTTTGTCCAAGAATGCAACCGAGCAGCCCATCTTGTCCGTAATCAGGGTGAAGCCGGTCGCTGCGGTGCCCAGGCTGCAGCAGCAAGTGGACTTCATGCGGCAGGCCGCGATCTACTCAAGCAATGAGAAACCTGcgaaaaatggtaattttcaaagattCGAGAACTCTAGTTTtggatag
- the LOC135943133 gene encoding protein white-like isoform X1, translating into MYPSLLEMEKPFNGFESNGHHNSNSRLALTWKDLSVWGSKKRNFWGTSKERTHILKNVSGIAKGGRLIAIMGASGAGKTTLLATISQRIKGESTGEIRMNGKVVDRDFMRQISGFVPQQDLAIEALTVREHMAFMSNLKVAKGMRHNERARWVKSLLSELNLLKCEHTRLSALSGGERKRLSLAVQLLTDPPILFCDEPTTGLDSYSAAVVVEKLRHLSERGMAIVCTIHQPASGIFDLFHELILLASGRVAYQGEVAAANQYFSSKGLRCPATYSAAEFYVTQLAIRPGKEAKCINQVSWLCDEFASSPEGFALQQTIDDGEDGPCTVQWKHQLGDYINSKALSTPSRSTQLYWIMWRSMVAARRNKAEIITRMVFFMFVGLVISVPFIGTEKDQRGVQNIQGLFYLIVVETIFTFAYSVFNTFPQEIPVLLREISDNLYLPGPYYVSKMVLLIPRCIIGPFFYVMLIFCVVGLNGGVLGFLALCIPVMMCAASASAYGCMMSALFESVSTASLLSVPIDLVTIAFSGLFLRLSSLPAYLSWLKYLSQFYFSNEAVSILQWQQVSGIECWDDIPGAPCLHNGDEVLQNYGFDPANLPLDFLGLSSIYCITHLIGFLSILIRSKAQAIY; encoded by the exons ATGTATCCTTCTTTGTTGGAAATGGAAAAGCCGTTTAACGGCTTCGAATCTAATGGACACCACAACTCAAACTCTAGACTTGCCCTGACTTGGAAAGACCTTTCAGTTTGGGgcagcaaaaagagaaatttttgggGTACAAGCAAGGAACGTACGCACATCctaaaaaatg ttAGTGGAATCGCAAAAGGAGGCCGCTTAATTGCTATAATGGGCGCAAG cggAGCTGGAAAAACTACACTGCTTGCGACAATTAGTCAAAGAATCAAAG GAGAAAGCACGGGAGAGATTCGAATGAACGGCAAAGTGGTCGATAGGGATTTTATGAGACAAATTTCTGGCTTCGTGCCGCAACAAGACTTAGCGATCGAGGCCCTAACCGTGAGGGAGCACATGGCATTCATG AGCAACCTGAAAGTGGCCAAAGGGATGCGGCACAACGAACGTGCGCGTTGGGTCAAATCCCTGCTGTCGGAATTAAACCTTTTGAAGTGCGAGCACACCAGACTGTCTGCCCTGTCAGGTGGCGAGAGAAAAAGACTTTCACTCGCCGTGCAG CTGCTAACGGATCCGCCGATTTTATTCTGTGATGAGCCGACCACCGGTCTCGACAGCTACAGtgcggcggtggtggtggaAAAACTGCGCCACCTGAGCGAGAGGGGCATGGCCATCGTGTGCACCATCCACCAGCCCGCCTCGGGCATTTTCGACCTTTTCCACGAACTCATCCTATTGGCCAGTGGAAGGGTTGCTTACCAGGGTGAAGTCGCCGCCGCTAACCAATATTTCAgcag taAGGGTTTGCGTTGTCCCGCGACATACAGTGCGGCTGAATTCTACGTGACGCAGTTGGCGATCCGACCCGGAAAAGAGGCGAAATGCATAAATCAAGTGTCGTGGTTGTGCGACGAATTCGCGTCGTCTCCCGAAGGCTTTGCGTTGCAGCAAACCATCGATGATGGCGAGGATGGACCGTGCACGGTACAGTGGAAACACCAG CTTGGAGATTATATTAATAGCAAAGCACT atcTACGCCTTCGAGAAGTACTCAGTTGTACTGGATTATGTGGCGGTCTATGGTGGCGGCTAGGCGCAACAAAGCTGAAATCATTACCAGGATGGTATTTTTCATG tttgtaGGTCTCGTAATATCTGTGCCGTTTATTGGCACGGAAAAGGACCAGCGTGGcgttcaaaatattcaagggCTGTTCTACTTGATCGTGGTGGAAACCATTTTTACCTTCGCCTACTCCGTGTTCAACACCTTCCCCCAAGAAATACCAGTCCTGCTCCGAGAAATAAGCGACAATTTGTACTTGCCAGGGCCGTACTACGTCTCAAAAATGGTCTTGCTG ATTCCACGATGCATCATCGGTCCGTTCTTCTACGTGATGCTGATTTTTTGCGTGGTCGGCCTGAACGGAGGCGTCCTCGGATTTCTTGCCTTGTGCATTCCTGTGATGATGTGTGCTGCATCTGCGAGCGCTTACG GCTGCATGATGTCCGCCTTGTTCGAGTCTGTCTCGACGGCCTCTCTGCTGTCAGTTCCAATCGACCTCGTGACAATCGCATTCTCCGGTCTTTTCCTCAGACTCAG ttcCCTGCCAGCGTACCTCTCCTGGTTGAAGTACTTGTCGCAGTTTTACTTTTCCAACGAGGCAGTGTCAATTTTGCAGTGGCAGCAGGTGTCTGGCatag AATGCTGGGATGACATTCCCGGAGCGCCGTGTTTGCATAATGGAGACGAAGTCCTGCAGAACTACGGATTCGACCCTGCGAATTTGCCGCTCGACTTTTTAGGCCTGAGCTCAATTTACTGCATCACGCACTTAATTGGATTTCTCTCGATCCTAATAAGGAGCAAGGCCCAAGCTATCTACTGA
- the LOC135943133 gene encoding protein scarlet-like isoform X2 codes for MYPSLLEMEKPFNGFESNGHHNSNSRLALTWKDLSVWGSKKRNFWGTSKERTHILKNVSGIAKGGRLIAIMGASGAGKTTLLATISQRIKGESTGEIRMNGKVVDRDFMRQISGFVPQQDLAIEALTVREHMAFMSNLKVAKGMRHNERARWVKSLLSELNLLKCEHTRLSALSGGERKRLSLAVQLLTDPPILFCDEPTTGLDSYSAAVVVEKLRHLSERGMAIVCTIHQPASGIFDLFHELILLASGRVAYQGEVAAANQYFSSKGLRCPATYSAAEFYVTQLAIRPGKEAKCINQVSWLCDEFASSPEGFALQQTIDDGEDGPCTLGDYINSKALSTPSRSTQLYWIMWRSMVAARRNKAEIITRMVFFMFVGLVISVPFIGTEKDQRGVQNIQGLFYLIVVETIFTFAYSVFNTFPQEIPVLLREISDNLYLPGPYYVSKMVLLIPRCIIGPFFYVMLIFCVVGLNGGVLGFLALCIPVMMCAASASAYGCMMSALFESVSTASLLSVPIDLVTIAFSGLFLRLSSLPAYLSWLKYLSQFYFSNEAVSILQWQQVSGIECWDDIPGAPCLHNGDEVLQNYGFDPANLPLDFLGLSSIYCITHLIGFLSILIRSKAQAIY; via the exons ATGTATCCTTCTTTGTTGGAAATGGAAAAGCCGTTTAACGGCTTCGAATCTAATGGACACCACAACTCAAACTCTAGACTTGCCCTGACTTGGAAAGACCTTTCAGTTTGGGgcagcaaaaagagaaatttttgggGTACAAGCAAGGAACGTACGCACATCctaaaaaatg ttAGTGGAATCGCAAAAGGAGGCCGCTTAATTGCTATAATGGGCGCAAG cggAGCTGGAAAAACTACACTGCTTGCGACAATTAGTCAAAGAATCAAAG GAGAAAGCACGGGAGAGATTCGAATGAACGGCAAAGTGGTCGATAGGGATTTTATGAGACAAATTTCTGGCTTCGTGCCGCAACAAGACTTAGCGATCGAGGCCCTAACCGTGAGGGAGCACATGGCATTCATG AGCAACCTGAAAGTGGCCAAAGGGATGCGGCACAACGAACGTGCGCGTTGGGTCAAATCCCTGCTGTCGGAATTAAACCTTTTGAAGTGCGAGCACACCAGACTGTCTGCCCTGTCAGGTGGCGAGAGAAAAAGACTTTCACTCGCCGTGCAG CTGCTAACGGATCCGCCGATTTTATTCTGTGATGAGCCGACCACCGGTCTCGACAGCTACAGtgcggcggtggtggtggaAAAACTGCGCCACCTGAGCGAGAGGGGCATGGCCATCGTGTGCACCATCCACCAGCCCGCCTCGGGCATTTTCGACCTTTTCCACGAACTCATCCTATTGGCCAGTGGAAGGGTTGCTTACCAGGGTGAAGTCGCCGCCGCTAACCAATATTTCAgcag taAGGGTTTGCGTTGTCCCGCGACATACAGTGCGGCTGAATTCTACGTGACGCAGTTGGCGATCCGACCCGGAAAAGAGGCGAAATGCATAAATCAAGTGTCGTGGTTGTGCGACGAATTCGCGTCGTCTCCCGAAGGCTTTGCGTTGCAGCAAACCATCGATGATGGCGAGGATGGACCGTGCACG CTTGGAGATTATATTAATAGCAAAGCACT atcTACGCCTTCGAGAAGTACTCAGTTGTACTGGATTATGTGGCGGTCTATGGTGGCGGCTAGGCGCAACAAAGCTGAAATCATTACCAGGATGGTATTTTTCATG tttgtaGGTCTCGTAATATCTGTGCCGTTTATTGGCACGGAAAAGGACCAGCGTGGcgttcaaaatattcaagggCTGTTCTACTTGATCGTGGTGGAAACCATTTTTACCTTCGCCTACTCCGTGTTCAACACCTTCCCCCAAGAAATACCAGTCCTGCTCCGAGAAATAAGCGACAATTTGTACTTGCCAGGGCCGTACTACGTCTCAAAAATGGTCTTGCTG ATTCCACGATGCATCATCGGTCCGTTCTTCTACGTGATGCTGATTTTTTGCGTGGTCGGCCTGAACGGAGGCGTCCTCGGATTTCTTGCCTTGTGCATTCCTGTGATGATGTGTGCTGCATCTGCGAGCGCTTACG GCTGCATGATGTCCGCCTTGTTCGAGTCTGTCTCGACGGCCTCTCTGCTGTCAGTTCCAATCGACCTCGTGACAATCGCATTCTCCGGTCTTTTCCTCAGACTCAG ttcCCTGCCAGCGTACCTCTCCTGGTTGAAGTACTTGTCGCAGTTTTACTTTTCCAACGAGGCAGTGTCAATTTTGCAGTGGCAGCAGGTGTCTGGCatag AATGCTGGGATGACATTCCCGGAGCGCCGTGTTTGCATAATGGAGACGAAGTCCTGCAGAACTACGGATTCGACCCTGCGAATTTGCCGCTCGACTTTTTAGGCCTGAGCTCAATTTACTGCATCACGCACTTAATTGGATTTCTCTCGATCCTAATAAGGAGCAAGGCCCAAGCTATCTACTGA